The genomic region TGGTACTAAAGGGTGTCCGTGTTTATTAAGTCTTGCTCGGAAACTCTTTTGTTGTGGCGCTGTCTCATGACCACGTATTCACGCACCCCCACCgaagaggaagaaaaatgaTCTCTTTTGCAGATCACTAAAATCATTATGTCATCTTTttcccatcatttttttttggggggggggggtcttaaaTGTTTTATCAATCAGCAATGGATATACTGTCACATTTAGACACTcttgtgaagtaaaaaaaaaaaaacatgacgaaTTGTGTAGAGTCACTTTACACACAATTGTTGATGATAGTGTCACGTTGCATCCAAGGTCAATAGAGGTCGAATCTAATTAGAAACTGTAAAGAGCACAAGACCTGGAAATTCGCATAATCCAAATATCAAATCATAATAATCAAATGTTTATTCGTCAGCTTGGTTAATGATTAACATTTATCATGGCATGCCTCACCTCATTCACTCTAACACTTTCCACCACTGATATTACGTGAAATTCAAAATGTTTATTCTTCACAGTGAACCCCCAAGGATCTGGAGCCAGTCTTGACCAGGTTCTTGTGACCCTATCCGGGCCACCCCGCCATCTTCAAGGCAATTAAACTCCAGAGAGTACAAACTGCTCATCTGTGGGGAGGAACAGTTAAGGACATGGCTTTGTGTTTGGGTCAGGTGTTCAGCAAAGACAAAACGTTCCGACCTAGGAAACGCTTCGAACCCGGCACACAACGGTTTGAACTGTACAAAAAGGCCCAGGCCTCGCTCAAGTCCGGCCTTGACCTGAGGAAGGTGGTGCAGCTGCCCGAGGGCGAGAGCCTCAATGACTGGGTCGCAATGCACGTGGTGGATTTCTTTAACAGAATCAACCTGATCTACGGAACGGTCAGCGAGTACTGCACCGAACGTACCTGTCCCATCATGTCCGGGGGGCTCAGGTACGAGTACAGGTGGCAGGACGGCGACGACTACAGGAAGCCCACCAAGCTGCCTGCTCTCAAGTACATGAACCTGATGATGGACTGGATCGAGTCGCTGATCAACGATGAAGATATCTTCCCCACCAGAGTAGGTGCgtgtggttcatgaagcttcattaaTGTGCTACTGATTCAAACGGGGTTAATTAAACCATAAGGCTGACATTTAGATGCAATCATGTTTTCTCGCATTAACAGACTTGATAATTACCATATTGGAGGTTGTCATGATGAAATTGTATCCATCTATTTTTTGCAGGTGTTCCTTTCCCCAAGAATTTCCAGCAGGTGTGCAAGAAGATCCTGAGTCGGCTCTTCAGAGTGTTTGTGCATGTTTACATCCATCACTTTGACAGTATATGCAGCATGGGTGCAGAGGCCCACATCAATACCTGCTACAAGCACTACTACTACTTCATCTCGGAGTTCAACCTCATCGACCACTCTGAACTTGAGCCCCTGGTGAGACATGAGCATTTTTTTGGAATGTAATTTGATGAGCTCACGGTTTTTAATGTGATCTGTTTTGTTGTCCTACAGAAAGAGATGACTGAGAAGATTTGCAATTGAACTACAAAGATGAAGACTAATGCTCACCTTCAATGAACTTTAAACTAAGAACATGTTACAATGTGAGCGGTGTGAGTGTCACTGTGAATTTTTTACAAGCCAGCCACAATTTTTTCAGGTGGTGTCAAGATGTGGATTACTTATGGGAACAATGGTGCTGGTTTTTATGCTTGTGGCTTTCCTCCTGTGCATGTATTTATGCTTGGCCTTTTTTAAGCTATTTTGAGCTTTTTTTGACGTTTATTTAAGCTTGTTAATATTTTTTTGCTGTCTTTCCTCCAGTGCATGTATTTATGCTTGTCCTTTTATaagttgagctttttttttttacttttattgagtAAATAATTTTTACTCACTCTGAAGAAGGGTCAAACTCAAAGGgaaagaataaatcaaaattaatGGACATTATCTGCTGTTTGTTAcctaaagcagtggtccccaaccttttttgcgtcacggaaatattttcgcggaccagcctttatagaaataaataatacatttatataaataaataatacatttataataactatataaatatgatgaaataaaatgaaacgactggcataaaaagtaTAAACGAtatacattttttattatttattcatttgtttatttatttttaactatTGTTTATTAAATTCTATTAATCAACCGGTCCCATCTTGGCGTAATC from Syngnathus scovelli strain Florida chromosome 10, RoL_Ssco_1.2, whole genome shotgun sequence harbors:
- the mob3c gene encoding MOB kinase activator 3C, translating into MALCLGQVFSKDKTFRPRKRFEPGTQRFELYKKAQASLKSGLDLRKVVQLPEGESLNDWVAMHVVDFFNRINLIYGTVSEYCTERTCPIMSGGLRYEYRWQDGDDYRKPTKLPALKYMNLMMDWIESLINDEDIFPTRVGVPFPKNFQQVCKKILSRLFRVFVHVYIHHFDSICSMGAEAHINTCYKHYYYFISEFNLIDHSELEPLKEMTEKICN